The Candidatus Mesenet endosymbiont of Agriotes lineatus region TCATTCACTTGCTATGTTGTTTTTGGATAACTGGACTAAAAGACGAAACTGTAACAGAGTATGAAATGGTCAGAATAACAAAATTAGATAAAAAAAAATCATTAAGTTTCATTCTTAGGCTTTGGCAAGCTCTTTTTAAGGGCATCCAGAATATAAAGATGTTTTCTTGTAGTGATTTGTTTGCTGAAATGATTTTAATTAACTTATGTTATTTGGCAGATTTACCATCACCAACACAGGTCATAAATAGTATATTTACAAATAAAAGCGGCTATCAGGATTCACAGATATTATATAATAGAGAGAGAGAAGAAGATTATGACTTTAATAAAATTTTAACATTATTAGATCAAAATAAAGAAGTTTTTCTTTACAATCAATTATGTAATAGTATAGAATTAATTAGTTGTAGTACAGGTTATCTTAAGTTAAAAGCCAAAGTTTTATTATATAAAAATTTTGCTACTACATTAAAGCAATGTTTAAATTCTCTGACTCAAATAGAATGGTGTATAACAATTGATGGTTGTGTAGAAGTTTTTGAAAACATACCAGCTGTTAAAAAAGTTTTAGACATTTTTAAAAGCGCAAAGATAAAAGATATAAAAAAAAGGAGTGATTGTGGATATTAACAAAATAAAAAAACAGGCTGAATCTATACAAAAGAAAGTTATGGAAGCACAGGCAGATCATACAGCTAAAGAATTTAAAGGTGTCTCTGCTGGTGGTAAAGTTTCTGTAGTTGTTATTACAGAAGGGATTGGTAATTTAAAGGCTAAGGAGGTTAATCTAGATGCCGAATTACTGAAGTGTGAAGATAAAGATATTATAGGAGATTTAATAGTAGCGGCATTTAACGATGCGCTTAAGGTAGCAGAAGAAGATAAAAAAAATTTATTTTCAAACCTTGCTAGTATGATGGGTCTACCACCTGGGTTTAAACTACCATTTTAGCAAAGTAAAAAATCTACTTCTTCTTTTATTATTTTATACTATAATTAGCAAGAAGTTGTTTTAGTTGTTTGTGGAACTTAAATTTAATTAGGTTTCAAGTAGAGGGGTTGTTAATTCCATGTCTAATTCCAAGGATAGGAAAATAAGAAATAAAGAAGTTGATAATTATATTGGTAGGAAAATTAAAGAATCTAGACTGATAAAAAAAATGACTCAAAGTGATCTAGGACAGGAAATAAGTCTTACCTTTCAACAAGTACAAAAATATGAGAAAGGAATAAATTGTATTTCAGCTAGCAGGCTATATTACTTAGCAAAAGTGCTAGAAGTAGAGATAAATGACTTTTTTCCTGGAGATGCTTTTCAGAAGGAACAAGCTGACCAATCAAGTACCCTCCATGAACAAGGCAATTTTGAGTACAACAAATATCCTGAAAGTAAAGAAATTTTGGTGCTAGTTAGAGAATATGCTAATGTTAGAAGCAAAAAAGTTCGCAATGCTATATATTCTCTGGTTAAATCTCTATCTGCATTAGCAAATGAAAGTAAGTGAGTTATTTACTAGGTAGTGTTAAAAAAAGTATAATTTTTTATTAACTAACAAATATACATGCGTAACTTTTACTAGACTTTAGTTGATTTTTAATTATTCTATACTTTTATTTAGAGTTAAAATTTTATAAGGGTTAATATTATGGATATCTATCGTAAAAAAATAATTTTAGGGACTGCGTTGGTAACGCTGTTAACTTTCTCTCCTAGTTACTCTTTTGCTAGAGTTGCAGGTGACTCCCCAACTGGTCCAGTTGATGGGGATATCGGCAATATTTACATTGCTGGTCATTATCATGGTGAATTCTTCAACAAAATAGGTGGCCTAAAAGGAAAGGAAGATGCACAAGGGGTTGCAACAGGAGCAATTCTTGGGTGGGATGCTGAAAGCAAAGCAGCAGGAAAATACAAACCTAAATATAAAAACCCAGTCTTTGCTGGTGGTGCTTCTATAGGTGTGGCTCTTATGGAAGGAATTAGAATTGAATTCGAAGGTTTGTATTCACAAATAAATGTTGATGATAAAGATTTTGAGTCAGAAGAAAAAGCACAATATGTTGAGTTGCAACGTGCAGGAACTGCTTCTGGAAATACTGCACAAAATTCAAACTGGGCAAGTATAGATGTAACAGTAAGAACTTCAGTAAATACCGGATTAGGGCAGAACGACGTTATAATAGCAAATCCACGCTTTGCCGCGTTTAAAATGAAGAATGAGGGCTTTAATAACATTGCGGGAATGATTAATGCTTACGGTGATTTTAGAATCAGTGAAGAGTTTGAAGCTGACTTATATGCTGGCGTTGGTGCTGGTTTAACTAAGATTAAATTCCTAGATACAAGTAGGTTTGCTCCTGCTTATCAAATTAAAGGAGGCATTAGCTGTGCTCTACCAAATTCACCAGCGAAAGTTTTTGTTGGCTATCGTTATTTTGGCGTTTTTGGTGATAAATTCAAAGAAGTTAAGTCAACAACAGGTGGCGAAATAACTGCTGCTGTTGCTGGTGAAGATGGTGGTCCTAATGCTGCTGGTGGTGGTCGGAATGAACCTATACGTATTAAGTCAACTACTGCAACCATTGAAAGCAGTTTTGCTGTGCATGGTATCGAAGCAGGCATAATGTATAATTTCTAATTTAAAGTTTACACGGGGTTTTCCCCCGTGTGAGTTTTTCATCACTAATAGGAATTATCAACAATTGTACCAGTTTATATTTTAGGTTTTCTGATTATATTCTAGCAATGGTTTTAGATCTGGAGAAGTTAGTATAATAATACTATTAGTTACTTAATTCTCATCATTTAAAAATTCTTAATTATAGGATAAGCCATTTAACTAAAGCAAAGAAAATAGTAAATTTTATTAGTGTGGCAATCATCTATTCCCCAATTTAAATATTGAGTACATATTATATATTTTAAAAACAATAGATCAAAATTTTACCACTAATAAACTTACAGGAGCAAAATTTTTACGATGATGGTCACTTATTCCGTACCTATTTAAAGCTTGGATATGTTCTTTAGTGCCATATCCTTTATTTTTATACCAGTTATATTCAGGTGCATCATTATGCAGCTGCATCATAAATCTATCACGAATTACTTTAGCAATAATAGAGGCTGCAGCGATTGATACACTTAAATTATCACCATTCACTACACACTTTACATTCCATGGTACATCAGGTGGCTGGTTGCCATCTACCAATACATAATCTAGTGCCATATTTAAATTGATTAATGCTCTTTTCATGGATAGTTTTGTTGCTCCTAAAATATTATATTGATTAATTTCATTAATATCTGCTGTTCCTATGCCATATTTTATATTTATATCTGATGTTATTTCTTTGTATAATTCTTCTCTTTTTTGTGGAGTGAGCTTTTTGGAATCATTAATTTCAGTTGTAATATTCGTTCTACTAAAAAAAACTACTGCTGCTGAGATTACAGGACCGGCAAGTGCTCCTCTACCAACCTCATCTACACCGGCAACAATTCCATCTAATTCATTTTCTAATGAGAAATCAGGCATATCAAAAATAAACTAAGCCAGCTAAGTATACTTGATGCATGCATAGTTGCACGCTACTTAGCTGGCTTTAAAACCTAAGGTTTATTAAATAAACGTATGGTCACCATGGTGGTGATTTCCAAGGACGTGGTTATCAAGCCCATGGGTTAAATAAGTATTATAATCGCTACTGTGTACAGTAATATCATGACCTTGTATTTCCAGATGGCTTAAAATATCTGAATCTGATCTTAATAACCCATAACTTAAGTCATCTATTTCATGAATATTGCCGATCACTTTACCATTAGCTTTATTCAAAACAACTAGTTCAAGATGATCTTTTCCTTGATGATCTTTAAGATGCATCAGCTGCAACGATATCTTGCCTTCATCTCTAGATAGTTCAATACCATTTTTATTTTTGATAATGAACTTATTGCCTTTGAAATAATATTGTTCTTGTGATAAGTCACCAATTTTATAGTTATTTTTGTCCAATGCATGCCAAAATTTCAGTACATATTGCTTTTCCTCTGATGATGCCTGATCATATA contains the following coding sequences:
- a CDS encoding YbaB/EbfC family nucleoid-associated protein, which encodes MDINKIKKQAESIQKKVMEAQADHTAKEFKGVSAGGKVSVVVITEGIGNLKAKEVNLDAELLKCEDKDIIGDLIVAAFNDALKVAEEDKKNLFSNLASMMGLPPGFKLPF
- a CDS encoding helix-turn-helix transcriptional regulator yields the protein MSNSKDRKIRNKEVDNYIGRKIKESRLIKKMTQSDLGQEISLTFQQVQKYEKGINCISASRLYYLAKVLEVEINDFFPGDAFQKEQADQSSTLHEQGNFEYNKYPESKEILVLVREYANVRSKKVRNAIYSLVKSLSALANESK
- a CDS encoding ribonuclease HII, whose amino-acid sequence is MPDFSLENELDGIVAGVDEVGRGALAGPVISAAVVFFSRTNITTEINDSKKLTPQKREELYKEITSDINIKYGIGTADINEINQYNILGATKLSMKRALINLNMALDYVLVDGNQPPDVPWNVKCVVNGDNLSVSIAAASIIAKVIRDRFMMQLHNDAPEYNWYKNKGYGTKEHIQALNRYGISDHHRKNFAPVSLLVVKF
- a CDS encoding P44/Msp2 family outer membrane protein; this encodes MDIYRKKIILGTALVTLLTFSPSYSFARVAGDSPTGPVDGDIGNIYIAGHYHGEFFNKIGGLKGKEDAQGVATGAILGWDAESKAAGKYKPKYKNPVFAGGASIGVALMEGIRIEFEGLYSQINVDDKDFESEEKAQYVELQRAGTASGNTAQNSNWASIDVTVRTSVNTGLGQNDVIIANPRFAAFKMKNEGFNNIAGMINAYGDFRISEEFEADLYAGVGAGLTKIKFLDTSRFAPAYQIKGGISCALPNSPAKVFVGYRYFGVFGDKFKEVKSTTGGEITAAVAGEDGGPNAAGGGRNEPIRIKSTTATIESSFAVHGIEAGIMYNF